A genomic region of Cannabis sativa cultivar Pink pepper isolate KNU-18-1 chromosome 1, ASM2916894v1, whole genome shotgun sequence contains the following coding sequences:
- the LOC115705586 gene encoding acid beta-fructofuranosidase 1, vacuolar-like isoform X1: MESINPSHTATNDIEEVNDDYTPLQSHAGAGNGDTPPNHGRSIKGFAVIVGSIVFLVSLVALINIDNQTGTLQQESSSATTRTTVEEAQNDKSFNRSREIEMSFWMPRGVAEGVSAKSNPNPSLSDLELSYNWTNAMFSWQRTAFHFQPEKNWMNDPNGPLYYKGWYHLFYQYNPESAVWGNITWGHAVSRDLIHWLYLPFAMVPDHWYDVNGVWTGSATFLPDGQIVMLYTGSTNESVQVQNLAYPADLSDPLLLKWVKSDKNPVLVPPPGIGVKDFRDPTTAWIGPDGKWRLTMGSKVNTTGISLMYTTTDFISYELLDRYLHAVPGTGMWECVDFYPVSINGSNGLDTSVNGPGVKHVLKASLDDTKVDHYAIGTYFVGNDTWIPDNPKEDVGIGLKLDYGRYYASKTFYDQNKERRILWGWINETDTETDDLAKGWASVQTIPRSVLFDAKTGTNLLQWPVEEIESLRLSSSEFTDVVVEPGSVVPLDIGSTTQLDILAEFEVDLWGLEEAAGHANNGCGGGSVDRSTFGPFGVLVLANDALSELTPIYFHPSTKTNTYFCADETRSSKANGVFKQVYGSEVPVLDGEKLSMRVLVDHSIVESFGQGGRRVITSRIYPTEAIYGAARLFLFNNATGVTLKATLKIWQLNSAFLHPFSLNQTHNHQSKSTI, translated from the exons ATGGAGTCCATTAATCCCTCTCACACAGCCACCAACGACATCGAAGAAGTAAACGACGACTACACTCCTTTGCAGAGCCATGCCGGCGCCGGGAACGGCGACACTCCGCCCAATCACGGGAGATCTATAAAGGGGTTCGCCGTGATAGTTGGGTCAATAGTTTTTCTGGTGTCGTTGGTGGCATTAATTAACATTGATAACCAAACAGGAACGTTACAGCAAGAATCCAGCTCAGCTACAACAAGAACAACAGTGGAAGAGGCCCAAAACGACAAGTCGTTTAATAGGAGCCGTGAGATTGAGATGTCGTTTTGGATGCCTCGAGGTGTGGCAGAAGGTGTTTCAGCTAAATCAAATCCGAACCCTTCTCTTTCCGACTTGGAATTATCTTACAACTGGACAAACGCTATGTTTTCTTGGCAGAGAACGGCCTTCCATTTTCAACCGGAGAAGAATTGGATGAATG ATCCCAATG GTCCACTGTATTACAAAGGGTGGTATCACCTGTTCTACCAATACAACCCAGAATCGGCAGTGTGGGGGAACATAACATGGGGACACGCAGTATCGAGGGACCTAATTCACTGGCTCTACCTTCCTTTTGCTATGGTCCCGGACCACTGGTACGACGTCAATGGAGTCTGGACTGGTTCAGCCACTTTTCTTCCCGACGGTCAGATCGTTATGCTCTACACTGGATCCACCAACGAATCCGTGCAGGTACAGAATCTCGCCTACCCCGCCGACCTATCTGATCCCCTCCTCCTCAAATGGGTCAAATCCGACAAAAACCCCGTACTGGTCCCCCCACCCGGAATCGGAGTCAAAGATTTTCGTGACCCGACCACCGCTTGGATCGGACCCGATGGGAAATGGAGGCTCACAATGGGTTCAAAAGTCAATACCACTGGGATTTCTCTTATGTACACGACGACTGATTTTATAAGTTATGAGCTGTTGGATCGGTATTTGCATGCGGTTCCGGGTACGGGTATGTGGGAGTGTGTTGATTTTTACCCGGTTTCAATAAACGGTTCGAATGGGTTGGATACATCGGTGAATGGTCCTGGTGTTAAGCACGTGCTGAAAGCTAGTCTTGATGATACGAAAGTGGATCACTACGCGATTGGGACTTACTTTGTGGGGAATGATACTTGGATACCCGATAACCCGAAAGAGGATGTGGGTATCGGGTTGAAGCTGGATTATGGAAGATATTATGCGTCAAAGACGTTTTATGACCAGAATAAGGAGAGAAGGATCCTGTGGGGTTGGATTAATGAAACTGATACTGAAACTGATGATCTGGCAAAAGGATGGGCTTCTGTTCAG ACAATTCCAAGAAGTGTGTTGTTTGATGCTAAGACCGGAACCAACTTGCTTCAATGGCCAGTGGAAGAGATTGAGAGCTTGAGACTAAGCAGTAGTGAGTTCACAGATGTAGTGGTTGAGCCCGGCTCCGTTGTGCCACTTGATATAGGCTCCACCACACAG TTGGACATATTGGCGGAGTTCGAAGTAGATTTATGGGGTTTAGAAGAGGCCGCGGGTCACGCCAATAATGGGTGCGGTGGTGGTTCGGTGGATAGGAGCACATTTGGACCATTTGGTGTTCTAGTTCTTGCCAACGACGCACTTTCAGAACTAACTCCCATCTACTTTCACCCTAGTACCAAGACCAACACTTATTTCTGCGCTGATGAAACAAG gTCATCCAAGGCAAATGGTGTTTTTAAACAAGTTTACGGAAGCGAAGTTCCTGTTCTCGACGGTGAAAAATTATCTATGAGAGTCTTG gtTGATCATTCAATTGTGGAGAGCTTTGGACAAGGAGGAAGGAGAGTTATAACATCAAGGATTTATCCGACCGAAGCCATCTACGGCGCAGCCAGGCTGTTTTTGTTCAACAACGCCACCGGAGTCACACTCAAGGCCACCCTTAAGATTTGGCAACTCAACTCGGCTTTTCTTCACCCTTTTTCATTGAACCAAACTCATAACCACCAATCAAAATCAACTATATAA
- the LOC115705586 gene encoding acid beta-fructofuranosidase 1, vacuolar-like isoform X2, translated as MESINPSHTATNDIEEVNDDYTPLQSHAGAGNGDTPPNHGRSIKGFAVIVGSIVFLVSLVALINIDNQTGTLQQESSSATTRTTVEEAQNDKSFNRSREIEMSFWMPRGVAEGVSAKSNPNPSLSDLELSYNWTNAMFSWQRTAFHFQPEKNWMNGPLYYKGWYHLFYQYNPESAVWGNITWGHAVSRDLIHWLYLPFAMVPDHWYDVNGVWTGSATFLPDGQIVMLYTGSTNESVQVQNLAYPADLSDPLLLKWVKSDKNPVLVPPPGIGVKDFRDPTTAWIGPDGKWRLTMGSKVNTTGISLMYTTTDFISYELLDRYLHAVPGTGMWECVDFYPVSINGSNGLDTSVNGPGVKHVLKASLDDTKVDHYAIGTYFVGNDTWIPDNPKEDVGIGLKLDYGRYYASKTFYDQNKERRILWGWINETDTETDDLAKGWASVQTIPRSVLFDAKTGTNLLQWPVEEIESLRLSSSEFTDVVVEPGSVVPLDIGSTTQLDILAEFEVDLWGLEEAAGHANNGCGGGSVDRSTFGPFGVLVLANDALSELTPIYFHPSTKTNTYFCADETRSSKANGVFKQVYGSEVPVLDGEKLSMRVLVDHSIVESFGQGGRRVITSRIYPTEAIYGAARLFLFNNATGVTLKATLKIWQLNSAFLHPFSLNQTHNHQSKSTI; from the exons ATGGAGTCCATTAATCCCTCTCACACAGCCACCAACGACATCGAAGAAGTAAACGACGACTACACTCCTTTGCAGAGCCATGCCGGCGCCGGGAACGGCGACACTCCGCCCAATCACGGGAGATCTATAAAGGGGTTCGCCGTGATAGTTGGGTCAATAGTTTTTCTGGTGTCGTTGGTGGCATTAATTAACATTGATAACCAAACAGGAACGTTACAGCAAGAATCCAGCTCAGCTACAACAAGAACAACAGTGGAAGAGGCCCAAAACGACAAGTCGTTTAATAGGAGCCGTGAGATTGAGATGTCGTTTTGGATGCCTCGAGGTGTGGCAGAAGGTGTTTCAGCTAAATCAAATCCGAACCCTTCTCTTTCCGACTTGGAATTATCTTACAACTGGACAAACGCTATGTTTTCTTGGCAGAGAACGGCCTTCCATTTTCAACCGGAGAAGAATTGGATGAATG GTCCACTGTATTACAAAGGGTGGTATCACCTGTTCTACCAATACAACCCAGAATCGGCAGTGTGGGGGAACATAACATGGGGACACGCAGTATCGAGGGACCTAATTCACTGGCTCTACCTTCCTTTTGCTATGGTCCCGGACCACTGGTACGACGTCAATGGAGTCTGGACTGGTTCAGCCACTTTTCTTCCCGACGGTCAGATCGTTATGCTCTACACTGGATCCACCAACGAATCCGTGCAGGTACAGAATCTCGCCTACCCCGCCGACCTATCTGATCCCCTCCTCCTCAAATGGGTCAAATCCGACAAAAACCCCGTACTGGTCCCCCCACCCGGAATCGGAGTCAAAGATTTTCGTGACCCGACCACCGCTTGGATCGGACCCGATGGGAAATGGAGGCTCACAATGGGTTCAAAAGTCAATACCACTGGGATTTCTCTTATGTACACGACGACTGATTTTATAAGTTATGAGCTGTTGGATCGGTATTTGCATGCGGTTCCGGGTACGGGTATGTGGGAGTGTGTTGATTTTTACCCGGTTTCAATAAACGGTTCGAATGGGTTGGATACATCGGTGAATGGTCCTGGTGTTAAGCACGTGCTGAAAGCTAGTCTTGATGATACGAAAGTGGATCACTACGCGATTGGGACTTACTTTGTGGGGAATGATACTTGGATACCCGATAACCCGAAAGAGGATGTGGGTATCGGGTTGAAGCTGGATTATGGAAGATATTATGCGTCAAAGACGTTTTATGACCAGAATAAGGAGAGAAGGATCCTGTGGGGTTGGATTAATGAAACTGATACTGAAACTGATGATCTGGCAAAAGGATGGGCTTCTGTTCAG ACAATTCCAAGAAGTGTGTTGTTTGATGCTAAGACCGGAACCAACTTGCTTCAATGGCCAGTGGAAGAGATTGAGAGCTTGAGACTAAGCAGTAGTGAGTTCACAGATGTAGTGGTTGAGCCCGGCTCCGTTGTGCCACTTGATATAGGCTCCACCACACAG TTGGACATATTGGCGGAGTTCGAAGTAGATTTATGGGGTTTAGAAGAGGCCGCGGGTCACGCCAATAATGGGTGCGGTGGTGGTTCGGTGGATAGGAGCACATTTGGACCATTTGGTGTTCTAGTTCTTGCCAACGACGCACTTTCAGAACTAACTCCCATCTACTTTCACCCTAGTACCAAGACCAACACTTATTTCTGCGCTGATGAAACAAG gTCATCCAAGGCAAATGGTGTTTTTAAACAAGTTTACGGAAGCGAAGTTCCTGTTCTCGACGGTGAAAAATTATCTATGAGAGTCTTG gtTGATCATTCAATTGTGGAGAGCTTTGGACAAGGAGGAAGGAGAGTTATAACATCAAGGATTTATCCGACCGAAGCCATCTACGGCGCAGCCAGGCTGTTTTTGTTCAACAACGCCACCGGAGTCACACTCAAGGCCACCCTTAAGATTTGGCAACTCAACTCGGCTTTTCTTCACCCTTTTTCATTGAACCAAACTCATAACCACCAATCAAAATCAACTATATAA